The following coding sequences lie in one Leptospiraceae bacterium genomic window:
- the nhaA gene encoding Na+/H+ antiporter NhaA codes for MKFFLSPFQKTKSVLEKFIQYEASSGLILLVITIVALILSNSPFGENYFSFWEKKISLQIDDFELTKPLILWINDGLMAIFFFLVGLEIKRELLVGELSSFQQAILPLGAALGGMILPAILFLTFEREATTGWAIPMATDIAFSLGIIKLLGSRVPHALKVFLTAFAIIDDLGAVLIIAVFYTTHLKTSYLVLAFVIMIVLGLMNVFEVRKISFYILLGIFLWYGFLKSGIHPTIAAVILAFFIPAKPRVELSNFQETLKETNNVFSEFPHHYKRILLNPKQQETLENLETSIENIQSPLQRLEHMLHGFVAFFVMPVFAFANAGVPIEASTIGALSFTLGFSLVFGKAIGLSLGTFLFMKLFKASLPEGTKKIHFLGLGFLGGVGFTMALFITNLSYTEAILLNQARIGILMGSAVSGMIGYTILYFSSQPSKHS; via the coding sequence ATGAAGTTTTTTCTCTCTCCCTTTCAAAAAACAAAATCTGTTTTAGAAAAGTTCATCCAATACGAAGCAAGTAGTGGTTTGATTCTTTTGGTCATTACGATTGTTGCTTTGATTTTATCCAACTCTCCTTTTGGTGAAAATTATTTTTCTTTTTGGGAAAAGAAAATTTCTCTTCAAATCGATGATTTTGAACTCACAAAACCTCTGATTCTGTGGATCAATGATGGTTTGATGGCAATCTTTTTTTTCCTTGTAGGGTTAGAAATCAAAAGGGAGCTCTTGGTGGGTGAGCTTTCCTCTTTTCAGCAAGCCATCCTTCCTTTGGGAGCTGCTTTGGGTGGAATGATTCTCCCCGCCATTTTGTTTTTGACCTTCGAAAGAGAAGCCACTACTGGCTGGGCTATCCCCATGGCAACGGATATAGCTTTTTCTTTGGGAATCATCAAGCTTTTGGGGAGTCGGGTTCCTCATGCTTTGAAGGTTTTTCTAACAGCATTTGCTATCATAGACGACCTTGGGGCAGTTCTCATCATTGCTGTCTTCTATACTACCCATCTGAAAACTTCTTATCTGGTTCTTGCTTTTGTAATCATGATTGTTTTGGGATTGATGAATGTTTTTGAAGTTCGTAAAATCTCATTTTACATCTTATTGGGTATTTTTCTTTGGTATGGATTCTTGAAGAGTGGGATACATCCTACCATTGCCGCTGTTATTTTAGCTTTTTTTATTCCTGCAAAGCCTCGTGTGGAATTATCAAATTTCCAAGAAACTCTCAAAGAGACAAACAACGTATTTTCTGAATTTCCACACCACTACAAACGCATATTGCTAAACCCAAAGCAACAAGAAACCTTAGAAAACCTCGAAACATCAATAGAAAATATCCAATCACCCTTGCAACGACTTGAGCATATGCTTCATGGTTTTGTTGCTTTTTTTGTCATGCCCGTTTTTGCTTTTGCCAATGCAGGTGTTCCGATAGAAGCAAGCACAATAGGAGCTCTTTCCTTCACTCTGGGGTTTTCTCTTGTTTTCGGAAAAGCCATAGGACTTTCTTTGGGAACTTTTCTTTTCATGAAGTTGTTCAAAGCCAGTCTTCCTGAAGGGACAAAAAAAATTCATTTCCTTGGACTTGGGTTTTTAGGGGGTGTAGGTTTTACGATGGCTTTGTTCATCACAAATTTGTCTTACACAGAAGCTATCTTGTTGAATCAAGCTCGTATAGGAATCCTGATGGGCTCAGCTGTTAGTGGAATGATAGGATATACTATATTGTATTTTTCATCCCAACCATCAAAACATTCTTGA
- a CDS encoding DUF3108 domain-containing protein — MKKLFIFTFITITTLKAHSFYEYKYKIYWKGILVGYSSLGIYGMIDCEKEQCYVLKAKAHNTKVLQYIYPVNNYAISYWNPKRRIPIYSEKSLNEGRYHRDQKTYFSFKTQEITWYQREFSGNVKNRQNVWKHKEGVTTLLPNTQDILSAIFFLQLSPHQPKKEITFSIPLFDDTKLVELKIHIVDQVEIETHINNVKEKKRAWIVIPSFETSGLFQSSGKITLWIHANPPREILKMRVQIPYVGHVTTELYEIRKLEF, encoded by the coding sequence ATGAAGAAATTATTCATTTTTACTTTTATAACCATCACCACTTTGAAAGCCCATTCTTTTTATGAATACAAATACAAAATCTACTGGAAGGGAATTCTGGTAGGTTATTCTTCCTTGGGGATTTACGGCATGATTGATTGCGAAAAAGAACAATGTTATGTTCTAAAAGCTAAAGCCCACAACACAAAGGTTTTGCAATATATCTACCCAGTAAATAATTACGCCATATCTTATTGGAATCCTAAACGAAGAATCCCCATTTATAGCGAAAAGTCCTTAAACGAAGGAAGATACCATCGGGATCAAAAAACATATTTTTCTTTTAAAACTCAAGAAATCACGTGGTATCAAAGAGAATTTTCGGGAAACGTCAAAAACCGACAAAACGTATGGAAACACAAAGAGGGTGTGACAACTTTACTTCCAAACACTCAAGACATTTTATCAGCTATATTCTTTTTGCAACTTTCACCCCATCAACCTAAAAAAGAAATCACTTTCAGCATCCCTTTGTTTGATGACACAAAATTAGTGGAATTAAAAATCCATATTGTGGATCAAGTAGAAATAGAAACCCACATCAACAACGTCAAAGAAAAAAAACGTGCTTGGATTGTGATACCTTCCTTTGAAACCTCAGGCTTGTTCCAAAGTTCCGGGAAAATCACACTATGGATACATGCAAACCCTCCAAGAGAGATCCTAAAAATGCGGGTTCAAATTCCGTATGTGGGACATGTGACTACAGAACTTTATGAAATCAGGAAACTCGAATTTTGA